In a single window of the Bacillus mycoides genome:
- a CDS encoding DUF3813 domain-containing protein encodes MGNLLFQQARDAVSSAVSCSSGAEQQELVYRAKNSLHSAYANSSTAEKVQLREMQEQLQNITNSH; translated from the coding sequence ATGGGGAACTTACTATTCCAACAAGCTAGAGACGCTGTTTCAAGTGCCGTTTCTTGTTCAAGTGGCGCTGAACAACAGGAACTCGTTTATAGAGCAAAAAACTCTTTGCACTCTGCTTATGCAAACTCTTCAACTGCTGAAAAAGTTCAGCTACGTGAAATGCAGGAGCAATTGCAAAACATTACGAATTCGCATTAA
- a CDS encoding Cof-type HAD-IIB family hydrolase, producing the protein MNKQHLIALDLDGTLLTDNKIISPRTKNTIAKAKEQGHIVVISTGRPFRASYDYYKELSLNTPIVNFNGAYVHHPLDSSWGTHHSPLELSTAQEIVRACFDFGVKNVYAEVIDDVYVREIDEDKKHIFEFGSPKIFTGDLLNILNDHPTCLLIDAHDEHSAAIRQHLTDMHAEVIDHRKWGAPWPIIEIVKSGLNKAVGLQKISGHYNIPKERIIAFGDEDNDFEMIEFAGHGIAMGNAIPELKSLANHTTLTNEEDGIALYLEEVLGL; encoded by the coding sequence ATGAACAAACAACATTTAATCGCATTAGACTTAGACGGAACTTTATTAACAGACAACAAAATAATTTCTCCAAGAACGAAAAACACAATTGCAAAAGCAAAAGAACAAGGACATATTGTCGTTATTTCAACAGGGCGTCCATTCCGCGCTAGTTACGATTATTATAAAGAACTTAGCCTTAACACACCAATCGTAAACTTTAATGGAGCTTACGTGCATCATCCTCTTGATTCAAGTTGGGGAACACATCACTCTCCTCTTGAACTTTCAACAGCGCAAGAAATCGTCCGAGCTTGCTTTGATTTCGGCGTGAAAAATGTCTATGCTGAAGTCATCGATGATGTGTATGTCCGTGAAATTGATGAAGATAAAAAACATATTTTTGAATTCGGTTCTCCAAAGATTTTCACAGGAGATTTATTAAATATTTTAAACGACCATCCAACTTGCTTATTAATCGATGCACATGACGAGCATTCTGCTGCAATTCGCCAACATTTAACAGATATGCATGCTGAAGTCATCGACCATAGAAAATGGGGTGCGCCTTGGCCAATTATTGAAATTGTAAAAAGCGGATTAAATAAAGCTGTCGGATTACAAAAAATTTCAGGCCATTATAATATTCCTAAAGAGCGAATTATCGCTTTTGGTGATGAGGATAACGACTTTGAAATGATCGAATTTGCTGGTCATGGAATCGCAATGGGTAATGCGATTCCTGAATTAAAATCACTTGCAAATCATACGACATTAACGAATGAAGAAGATGGTATCGCTCTATATTTAGAAGAGGTTCTTGGATTGTAA